From Rhododendron vialii isolate Sample 1 chromosome 10a, ASM3025357v1, the proteins below share one genomic window:
- the LOC131302999 gene encoding uncharacterized protein LOC131302999 has protein sequence MNEFCKHRPPTFNGDSNPTMAETWLKEFKVILDTLEITRNGDHVALATYQLKGEARYWWDLMEATHTIATMTFDEFEILFLDKYFSTPLRLVKEQEFLNLKQGTMTITQYAAKFEELSRYALAAIATEDKKARRFEWGLTTARRAVVSQAFPTYTSAVKCALRLESEENGFKTRWRKATGNTGRPIRTQPSNNNRGPYHTKPFTPSQNNQPWKTAAPGHGEPQRGGRNIATVQCFNCQAMGHYKRECLQPQRERTGGFRSQKAQQPRQVEFGKQNPRGPSQQLNGQNKGKQPVGTQ, from the coding sequence atgaacgaatTTTGCAAACAccgacccccgaccttcaacggagatTCCAACCCCACTATGGCTGAAACATGGCTGAAAGAAttcaaggtgatcctggacaccttggagattaccCGAAATGGAGATCATGTAGCCTTAGCCACATACCAGCTAAAAGGAGAAGCCCGTTATTGGTGGGAtttgatggaggcaacccataccatagccaccatgacctttgaCGAGTTCGAGATCCTATTTCTTGACAAGTACTTCTCCACCCCTCTTCGTTTGGTCAAGGAACAGGAGTTTCTAAATCTGAAACAAGGAACGATGACCATTACCCAATACGCGGCCAAGTTCGAGGAACTGTCCCGCTACGCTCTAGCCGCCATAGCAACAGAGGACAAGAAAGCGAGGAGGTTTGAATGGGGGCTGACAACTGCTAGAAGGGCTGTGGTGTCTCAAGCCTTTCCCACTTATACAAGTGCTGTGAAGTGTGCTCTTCGACTGGAGAGTGAGGAAAATGgcttcaaaacccgatggaggaaggcgacaggCAACACTGGCAGACCGATCCGAACTCAACCTTCCAACAATAATCGTGGGCCCTACCATACCAAACCTTTCACCCCGTCGCAAAACAACCAACCTTGGAAGACTGCTGCACCAGGACATGGCGAACCGCAGAGGGGCGGTAGAAACATAGCAACAGTCCAGTGCTtcaactgtcaggctatgggccactacaaACGTGAATGCCTCCAACCCCAGAGGGAAAGAACTGGAGGTTTTAGAAGCCAAAAAGCTCAACAGCCGAGACAGGTCGAATTTGGGAAGCAAAACCCAAGAGGCCCATCGCAGCAGCTgaatgggcagaacaagggGAAGCAGCCCGTGGGAACCCAGTAA
- the LOC131303000 gene encoding uncharacterized mitochondrial protein AtMg00860-like, with protein MELGLPHIVCEYADVFPEELSVSKEGIAVDESKVEAVLNWKQPTSEFEIRSFLGLAGYYRRFIPDFSILAKPMTRLTQKGVKLDWNEACEKSFQELKKRLTSASILIILERGVDYMVYCDASRDGLGCVLM; from the exons atggaattgggattaccacacatcgtgtGTGAGTACGctgatgttttccctgaagaactttcGG tatccaaggaaggaaTAGCGGTGGACGAAAGTAAAGTTGAAGCAGTGCTAAATTGGAAACAGCCGACCTCGGAGTTCGAAATCAGAAGCTTCCTAGGATTGGCTGGATACTATCGAAGATTTATACCAGACTTCTCAATTCTCGCCAAACCTATGACAAGAttgactcagaaaggagtgaagctggattggaatgaagcctgcgAGAAATCTTTCCAAGAACTGAAAAAGAGACTAACCAGTGCATCGATACTCATCATTCTCGAGCGGGGTGTAGATTATATGGTTTACTGCGACGCATcaagagatggcttgggatgcgtgctgatgTAG